The Archangium primigenium genomic interval CGGTGATGCGCGTGCTGTGGGTGGAGTTGCCCGATACGTCCAGGGCCTCGCTCAACAGCTCGTGGCTTCCGTTGGACAGCTCCGCCGAGTCCCAGGTGACGGAGTACGGCGGCGTCGTGTCGATGCCGGCCAGCACCCCCCTCGCGTAGAACGACACCTGCGCGATGCCCAGGTTGTCGCTCGCGGTCGCCTCGAGGGTGACGAGTCCCGTGAGGACCGCCCCGTCCATGTGCGAGGTGATCGTGGTGGTGGGGGCGACGTAGTCGTTGTTCACGAGCACGTTCACCGTGCTCGGGGGCGCGGCGTTGCCGCCCGCGTCGTGGGCCGTCACCTTGAGGACATGCGGCCCGTTGTTCACGCCGTTGGGCCCCGTCGGGGCCCCCACGCGCGAGTTCCAGCTCACGGTGTAGGGCGGCGTGGACGTGCTCCCGATGTAGACGTCATCCACGTAGAACGAGACGTACACCGTGCCCCGGTCATCGCTGGCCTGGGCCTGGAGCGAGACCGTTCCGCTCACGGTCGCGCCCGTCCCGGGCGTGACGAACGCCACCTGTGGCGCCACGAGATCATTGTCGACCAGGACGTGGACCGGGGCGGTGCTCGAGACGTTGCCCGCCTGGTCATACGCCCGTGCGGTGAGGGTGTGGGGCCCGTTGGACGCCGTCCGGGTCGCCCAGCTCAGGACAGAGGGGGCGCGGGTGGCGCTGCCCAGCAGGGTGGTGCCGTCATACAGCTCCACCCGGCTCACGCCGAAGTCGTCACCCGCCGTCACGTGGACGTTGACGGTGTTCACGAGCGTGGCGCCCTCCACGGGTGAGGTGAGGGCCACCGAGGGCGGCGTGGCGTCCGTCTCCTGGCCCACCGCGATGACGAGGTCATCATGGTCGTAGGCGGAGGTGCTGTAGGTGGGCTGGAGGCAGGGCACGGGCGGGGTGGCGCGGCCATTCGTGCGGGACACACCCCGGAGGGCGTGCCGCGTCCCGGCGGGTATCAGGTACCGGGACGTGAGGGTGAAGGTTCCCATCTCACTGGGCGGAAACACGGTGTCCACCCACGTCCAGGAGGGGTTGCCCGGGTCGGCCGCGACATAGAGATCCAGGGCCTGGTTGGAGGCGGCCCCATTCGTCGTCACCGTGGCCTCGACCTGGACCTCCTTGCCCGCGGCGAACGCGGTGCCATCACTCCGCGAGACCACGAGCCGATCCAGCGACGCGATGTAGCCCGCGGTCCCCGTCGTGCCATCCGCACAGGAGCCCCCCACGGTGTTGGGCTGATGGGGCTCGGGGCCGAAGGAACCCCGTCCCACCAGCAGGCCCACCGAGTCACACCGGCTGCCCACGGTCGCGCACGCGGGCGCTGCCCACGTGGTGTCGAACGTCGCGGCGCCCTCTCCTGGCTCCAGGGCCTGTCGCCGGACCCCCGTGTCAGGCTCCCGGGCCTGTCCGGACAGCGGCTCCTCTCCGGGAGCGGGTTCACAGGCGGCGAGGACGAGTCCGGCCGCGAGCAGGGTCATCAAGGGTCGCATGGTCTTCCTCTCGGAAAGGACCCCCATCGTTTCCTGGAACATTGAATAATTCCAGTAATATCGGATTAATCCGAGTATGGGTGCGGAGGCGCCTGGTCCCCGACGTCGATGGCCTCGAGGGGGACCTCTTCACCGAGGACCTCCGAGTGATGTGCGGACCGCGCGGGCGTAACCGGTGGCGGCGCCAAGATTCAGAGGCGTGGTGGTGGGACGGCCCGCCTTGACCCCGTGGGCTCAGGGCCTGGCGCCGTGGAGCAGCCCGTTCACCAGCACGTCGAGCCCCCAGCGGAAGCGCTGCAAACCCTCTCCGGAGACGAGCTCGGCGCCGAGCTGCGCGAGGTGGGGATGCACGGACGCATCGAGCGTCGCCACCCTCTGGCGGAGGCTGTCGAGATCCGCGTCATTGTTGCGTCCGGCGTGCTCCACGGCGGTGGCGACCACGTAGGCGAGCACGATGTCGACCCCCCACGCGGCGGCTCTCGCGTCCGCGCCGCCCGCGAGCAACAACCCAGCGATCGTGTCGAGGAGCCGGATCGAGTTCGGCTCCATGACGAGGTTCGTCATCGTCATGCGCGCGATCTCGGGATAGCGCATCAGCACCGCGAGGAACGCCTCCGCCACGTGCGCGAGGTCCGCGCGCCAGTTCGGTCCGGGCTTCGGCGTGGGGAGTTCGGCCAGCAGCGCGTCGAGCAGCTGGGCGTGCAGGTCTTGCGTGTCACGCACGTAGACGTAGAGCGACGCCGGTCCCGTCTCGAGCACCTCGGCGATCCGGCGCATCGTCACCTTCCGCAGTCCGTCCTCCTTCAAGAGGGTGAGCGCGGCCTTCACCACCGCCTCGCGGCTCAACGGTGATTTCGCCGGGCGCTCCCGCCGGCTGATGGGTTTGCGTTGCATGTGCCCGAAATTACACCTGTTTTCGGGAGCGGGTATGAACATGTTCTTGACGAACTTGATCGTGACGAACGTGTTCGTTAGCTTGAAGTCATCATGAACGAACATGTTCGTATCGCCATCGTCGGGGCCGGATTGAGTGGGCTCACGCTCGCGCGGGTGCTGCACGTGCACGGCATCGCGTCCACGCTCTTCGAGCTTGAGGCCTCGCCCACGGCGCGGTCTCAGGGCGGTCAGCTCGACATCCATGAGGACACCGGCCAGGAGGCGCTGCGCGCGGCGGGGCTGCACGACGCGTTCCTGCGCCTCGTGCACACCGGTGCGCAGGCCACGCGGGTCCTGGACCGCGACGGCGTGCTGCTGCACGCGTCGGTCGACGACGGCACCGGTGGCCGCCCGGAGGTCGATCGCGGTCAGCTCCGGCGGCTGCTCCTCGACTCTCTGCCCGAGGGCCTCATCCGCTGGGGCATGAAGCTCGTCGACGCGCGGGCACTCGGGGACGGACGGCACGCGCTGCGCTTCGCCGACGGTTCCACGGTGACCTGCGATCTGCTCGTGGGCGGTGACGGCGCGTGGTCGCGCATCCGGCCGCTCGTGTCCGACGTGAAGCCGGCGTACACGGGCATCAGCTTCGTCGAGTGCTACGTCCCCGACGCGGCGGTGAAGCAGCCGGAGTACGCGAGAGTCGTCGGCGACGGCGCGCTCATGGCGCTGGCGCCCGACCAGGGCTTGCTCGGGCACAAGGAGAACAATGGGAGCCTGCACATCTACGCCGCCG includes:
- a CDS encoding TetR/AcrR family transcriptional regulator, with the protein product MFVHDDFKLTNTFVTIKFVKNMFIPAPENRCNFGHMQRKPISRRERPAKSPLSREAVVKAALTLLKEDGLRKVTMRRIAEVLETGPASLYVYVRDTQDLHAQLLDALLAELPTPKPGPNWRADLAHVAEAFLAVLMRYPEIARMTMTNLVMEPNSIRLLDTIAGLLLAGGADARAAAWGVDIVLAYVVATAVEHAGRNNDADLDSLRQRVATLDASVHPHLAQLGAELVSGEGLQRFRWGLDVLVNGLLHGARP
- a CDS encoding FAD-dependent oxidoreductase, whose translation is MNEHVRIAIVGAGLSGLTLARVLHVHGIASTLFELEASPTARSQGGQLDIHEDTGQEALRAAGLHDAFLRLVHTGAQATRVLDRDGVLLHASVDDGTGGRPEVDRGQLRRLLLDSLPEGLIRWGMKLVDARALGDGRHALRFADGSTVTCDLLVGGDGAWSRIRPLVSDVKPAYTGISFVECYVPDAAVKQPEYARVVGDGALMALAPDQGLLGHKENNGSLHIYAAVRAPESWLPSLDFTDVPAARRALLAKFEGWAPELRALVEHAEGALVPRHLHALPVGHRWEPTPGVTLLGDAAHLMSPFAGEGANLAMFDGAELGKALVKHGGEVERAVREYEAAMFPRSAKSAQDSADGLELCFGARSPHAVVAFFSGT